TATTTTCCTGTAACTATATTCCTTCCTCAGTGCTCTAATacaaggggtctccaaccttggcagctttaagacttgtggacttcaactcccagaattcctcagccggctttgctggggagttgaagtccacaagatggctgaggaattctgggaattgaaattcacaagtcttaaagccgcCCCCGTCTCGTAGCCTCTCTTTCCCAGATGATTTGGCAAACGTCACTTTCAACCCTCTAGCAAGAGGGTGTGTGTATGGAAGagtggagggagaaaaaaaaaaaccttacgtCATGGCACACCCTCTTCGCTTCATTGGGCGTCGGTCACGCCAATAACCTGAGAGGCGAATTAATTTGGCTGAAGTTAACCAATGGGAGCATTCGTCGACCTCCCGGCGTTTAAAGGGAGGCGTTTGTTTTTGCAGCGACATGCCTCCGCACCGTAAACAGCTGGCTTTCCGGTGCTTTCTGGGAATTGTGGTCCTTAAGGGGAAGGCGCTCCCTTTTGCCTCCAAGATGCCGCCGGCTCCGGGATTAGTCAGTCACGTGTGGCCTGTCCGgtttggcggcggcggcggccctcGACCCCTGTAGAGCTATGGCGGGGGGTGCGAAGAAGCAGGTCCGCTTTGCCCGGttggaagaagagggagaggatATGGCCGCCGGAGAGTTGCCGCCTGGAAGCTCGGCGCCGCTTGCCCTGCCGTCGGTCGTGAAGGTGGCCGAGGGCAGCGGCCGAAGAAGCCGAGCAGGTGGCGGCGGCGTGGGAAAGCAGACGGCTGTGGCGGCTTCCCGGCGGGCGCTGAAGTGGTGCATTTCGGCTGCCCTTTGCGCCGGTTTCCTTGGCCTGGTAAGGGAGGCGAGACGGACAGGCAGGCGGGCAGCGCGCAAGGTTGACAGCCGGCTTCGCCTTCCGACGACCCCGAGGTCGCCTTTGCTCTTTATGGCTTCCATGGAGCCGCGGAAGAACTCCGGGGTGGAAAGAGCGGCAGACCGATTTGAGTTGCCCCGCTGGTGAGAGATGCGGTGGGGTTCTCTCTCTCGCTGCCTTTCCCTTAAGACAGGGGCGGGCAAAGATGGCTTTTCTGtggcacgtggacttcaactcccagaattcctgagctagcgtggttggctcaggaattctgggagttgaagtccacaagtcatagaagagccaactttgcctatccctgacttAAGAGATAAAATGGTGTCTTGCTGGAATTGGGACAAATGGAGACCCTTCACCTTTCAGCCTGCTTTTGTTTTCAAGCCTAACATACAGGGTGTCCTCGACTTACTAGTCCAAGGTTGAGGCACAAAATGTATGTTGCCGGGGACGGATTGCTATTACCACCACTACTGGTACACTACGAACGCAGCTTCAGTTCTCTTCCGTGTGCGAATGTGCCAGTGATGGGCCGCCAGTCGCCGGCACTCACAGTGCGCTCTGTGTACACTCATGCGCATCTGGAACTCACACTCGTGCGCACACACAgcaaccaaaatctcacatgagcaCCCTTGCGTAAGCaagatttgggaaaaaactgtcgcATGCGCGGAATTAAAAAAAGTGAATTTCAGCCAAATGTCGCTCGTGTGAGGACactcacatgagatttcggcaattttctccCAAATTTCAAATGCCTGAACATCTTTGTGTGAGTGAGATTTGGGTAATTTCCTCCTATTTCTttacttccacgcatgtgcagaagcaaaaaaatgtcaaaaatcCCTGGCGTCTCACTGGTTGCACGCATGCATGGCTCTAGACCTATTGGAGTTGCACACCTGGGCACACGAGACTTACTGGAGCCAGGTACCTGGGTGCACCGGTTGCTGCCCGCCACTGGCATGTGCTGTGCACATGCGTCCAAGTGTGTTTTTactactgcgcatgcacaggaagcaaaaatgctaaAATCTTGTGAGGCGACCcacatgagatttcggtgatttttttttgcctgtgcgcagaagcaaaaaaatcactaaaatctctTGTGCGTgtcctgcttctgtgcatgtgcatgaagcaaaaatatagaaaaaggatGGCAGCACCTATAGGATTGGCACCATAGCGGCCACATGTAAATTGTGCAATCTTGCAGCTGCTACCAATGCGTCATCCTCCACCatattggtagcaacccactactgtatGTCACTAAGTGAGATGTTCGTTGAGGGGCTTTCACTGTTTTaccatttttcttgccacatttgtcgaGCATATTGCTGCAAGTGCTTCAGTTAGCAATGCCGTTGTTAAGTGTATCCGGctttccccattgtctttggtTGTCAGAATGTCACAAAAGGTGGCATCCGATGACCCCCCCAGGGCACTGTTACTGTCATAAATATAGgctagttgccaaacatctgaacgTAAATCATAGGACCATGGCCACAGGGGATGCTGCCAACAgtcagtcgtaagtgtgaaaaatggtcatgcgTCACTCGTTTCAGTGATGTAACTTCGAACTGTCAGTAaacgaattgttgtaagttgaggactacctgtacaacacTGTCAGTTTAATGCTGACAGTGACAACCATAACCATGACATGACATTGAATGTTTACATTTCGCTCTTGCTCTTGAAATTTAATGTAGGGTGCCTGGTAGGTCCTCCAGTTTCATTTTGGCAATAACCATCTAAGTTGGGATGAGGGACAGTATCTGGCTCAAAAGCACTTTGTGAACGCTGTGGTCATTATTAAGAACagctatatttattttctattgattttatttatttttaggggATGGCTATTGCTATTCTAGGACCAACATTTCAAGACTTGGCTGAAAATGTGAACAAAAATGTCAGTCAAATTTCATATATCTTCGTGGGACGCTCAATGGGATACTTTGCTGGTTCTCTAATTGGCGGAATACTTTTTGACTGCATGAACTCCAAGTTACTTTTGGGTAAGTGGATgaaaatgaatatgaataatATAGATTGTTGACCTTATGGTAGAAGAGGTGTTAAGTATCTATCCCTAAGGTAGTAGTAATTGTGTTTGTGGATATACTGTATTacgctatagcaatagcactaacacttatataccgcttcatagtgctttacagtaagtgttttacagagtcagcatatcgtcctcaacaatctgggtcctcattttacccacctcggaagaatgaaagtgtgagtcaatcttgagctggtgagatctgaactgctggcagctgatgaTCAGTATAAGTAGTACTGCACtataatcactgcaccaccacaacTCTTATAATGAGAATTAGACAAAGGCAATATACAAAGTTGAAAATCTCTCTACTTAACTGATCAGAAATGGGATAGTAATTGTATCAGTTCTTTTCCTCTAATCTTTTCCTGAATTTATTTTAACTTTGTCTAAATGTGTACTTATTACAGGGATGAACAAAATTATTGGAAGGGGACCTTGGAATCATGTAGTTCAATTCTTTGCCAAAACCTTCAGAAGAGTAGATTCTATCAACTCATAAATTTCTCCTTCTGCCCTAGTTGGTGGTCATCCTAAAATGTAATGTTCAGAATTTAATATTCTGACTGCTTTCCACCATCAATAAATCGGGCTATTTTTTGCTCTGGACTTTAGCTGTATTTAGTCAAATGTCTACTGCATCCCATTTTTTGCATTGGAAAGCCTCAAAAAACAAAATCCCTGCATCCCCTGTAATATGCTGTATTCTTTGGAAAACTATCAGGACTGAATTCTTATAGTTTTGGGCCAGTGACTTTATGCTGTAATTAAAAAGCAACTTATATCAAAATAAGGAGCATAGAGAACTGAAATATTCTGATATTTCCTGTTCAGCAGTCCCGTCTACTAGAAAAGTCATTCCCTTAACATGATCAAGGAAGTGTTTTTTTTATTGATAGCTTCCTTATTTGCATTAGTTATTTAGAACATTACTTCAGGCTCTTTTTAATCTCACTTGCTCAAGAGTCCTCAAACCTTTTGGGTGGTTTCAGAATAACAATTCTTTAGTAACAAATGGGTTTTAGAACTTTTAAATACATTACATATAAAGATCTATCTCATAGAAATACCAAGGACTTGTCATGTAAGTTTAGTGGTATTTCTCTGTGAGAATAGCTTCCTAATTTCTATGGAAGACTTCCTTTTGCAATCTAGAGGCTTCCAGTTGTATTTGGAATTGGCTTTTCCAGAGCTCCATTTTGTGCACCATTCCTGAAACAGGAAACCTTGTTTATCTCCTGTTTCAATTACTGTAACAGGCTGTACATGGTGTCGCGGTTTGtaagtgattaaagtccgttaagaTATTAACCCCATGGAGGCAATAGATAGAAGCCTTTAATCATTTGttaaaaacaagatttctttattataaaacagaaaataaaacatgtctcgagggacaacataaaatacatcttcacatgatggaggatagaaaagagaatggagttttagaatgaagaagaaggaagtgatgttagatttggcaggatattacatcacaataggaggatcttagtaaggcacacacacagttaactctttaattactaaatgtctctggggctggcaattttTCAGCGTGACACaggggactacctttgaaaagcgtttggaTGTGACAGCTAGTCTAAAACATGGCAGGCGGGTCCGGGCTGAGTATTTCTCATTATATTTGGGTGATGCCACTGCTTTGGGGGATGCATTGGTTGCCAGATGGCTTCAGGACGGAGTTGAAGGTCACCTTTAAAGTTTCATGGCTCTAGTCTCGATTATTGGTGGTAGATTCCTACTGGTGCGGTAGGGAGTGTCATTCTGGTAGTTGCCCACCGATCGCACAATTTGTGTGCAACGGCTCTGATGCCATCTTCACCAGTCCGTTGtgtggcaccatctttttttcaaatgtttgactttttttgcttcctgcacatgctcagaagcaaaatcttgcaaggggacacacATATGAGATTTTGGCATTCTCCAAAATCACACCCGCTCGCGATTACTGTGATTTTTTGCTTTCCGTGCATACGCAGGAGCAAAATCGTGTGAGGGGACACGCGCATGTAGCAAGCGGGCGCACGCATGAAACGTGATGATGTAGGTAAATGGAACCCGCCCCTGGGAGGGACCACCTCCTCCATGTTTATCTGCCCATCCACTCAGATGAAATAATTTCTGTCCAGGTCTCATCTGTTTAAGAATGGCATCTAAAGTTGCCTAGGAAACAGGTATTTGCAATTGCTGCTATTATGTCTTGGATCTGGTCAGTTCCCTCTCTCCTGGGTTTTGGAGAACAGATAAAGCCTTCCATGGCTTTTCCAGGTAGCCTAGGAGGAAAGTATGTTAAGAATTTGCATGTAATGGCAGTCACATGACGTCATATACTTTGTTTTATCTCTTACGgtgggtttttaaatttaatttggggtAGGTTTATTGATGTAGTTGTCAGAGTGGTTATTTTATGAAGCGTGTGGTTGTTAGCCACTTAACAATGTCAGGAACAGACAGCATACAAATGAATTCTTCAGAACTTTTAAGTCGTCAAGGTTTGGGGAAGGATGATAAGCAATTTTAAATTGATAAAGCAAATTGTTTTCTATgctgcagtacagtgataccttgtcttacaaacttaattggttccgggacgaggttcttaaggtgaaaagtttgtaagacgaaacaatgtttcccataggaatcaatggaaaagcgattaatgcatgcaagcccaagattcaccccttttgccagccgaagtgcccgtttttgcactgctgggattcccttgaggttcccctccataggaaaccctacctccggacttctgtgtttttgcgatgctgcaggggaatcccagcaggggaatcccagcagcgcaagaacgggtgcttcgctggcaacggaagtctggaggctgggcatcccaggggcggcggtgggtttgtaaggtgaaaatagtttgtaagaagaggcaaaaaacccttaaaccccgggtttgtatctcgaaaagtttgtatgatgaggcgtttgtaagacgaggtatcactgtatttctaaactAGAAAGCAAGGCTTTCTTCTGGAAACTTATAAGacaatccaaaatatactattcagAAGAAAGCCCCATAGAGATCAGTAGCattagtccaaataataaatgctTATGATTGCAGCTTTACACTTGACTTACATTTGATATAAGAATGCAACATTAAATAAGCTACATTTCTTCACTATATAATAATACTGGTAattctaaaaagaaataaaatattttctggcTTTGAATTTCTAGgtttaaaatgaaatattaattttaatttttaaaatgttctgtttgaaaattttaaatcatatttataGGTCTATCGATGCTGGGTACCACAGCAGGTCTATATGCCATTCCATGGTGTAAGAAAGCCATCTTGTTAACAACTGTAATGTCCGTCATTGGTTTTGCAATGGGAATTCTGGATACAGGTAAAAAGAGAACTTTTACACATATGATCTATTTTGTCCTTCTATCAGGTTGGGATCATTCACTGTGTTGTATTCCTTTATAATAAAGTATGTGTTCCTAATACATTGCTAAGTGTGTATCACGTGCACAAAACAGTTGAACCTGCAAATTTCCTTACTTGACCAAAGGCCAAAGTAAATTTCACTACTTGGTTGTATTTGCCTTTTCATGTTTGCATGCTCTTTTGGGTGTGGACTGGGGTGGGTACACATTCAGAGGTTGAGAATTGTATGTACTTTAGCCCTAAGATGGTTGATTAGTACATAGAAAGATTTCTTCACACGCAGCTGCGTTCATTGAAAAGAACGTGATGTGTATAATTTTGTCTATATGGATGTTGTCAAACCCAGTTGATGTGGTACAGTTGTTGCAGGGTATTCTGTGGACTGAAAAAACAGTTCAACTATTTGATAAATCCAACCTTCAATTATTGGTGCTTTAAATACTTCAGTAATGTTCTGGCCAGTGGTGAGCTGCTGCCGCAATGGCTAATTGTGCACATCTCTGCGGTTCTGGAATGCGAGTACGGAATCACGcacaattatgcttcctgcacctgtgcaggtagcaaaattgcacacagggATGCACGCACGTACATTtgggcaattttgctacctgaacaggtgcaggaagcataattgtgCTCGATCCTGCACTCGTGTTCCAGAGCCACAGAATTGTGCACAATTAGGTGTTTcggcagcagcccatctctggttCTGGCTGACGGTTACATGAGATTGTTGTTTCTTCTGTGGGGATCAAGAGAATTGCTATATATAGTTCCATGGTAGAGACATGGAAACATGACTCAGACCAGGACAGAGtcagagagcaagggagaaagcCAAAAGGTTGTTGAAAAGAGTAAGACTAATGGACTCTTTCATGGATGCTGTTGCCAAATAACATACAATCCTAGAGTTCTTTGGTAGTCTAAGTTGGTCTGATCCTGCTAAGCCTGGATATTAAATGAACAGAGGTATACATCATAGAAGGTAATAATTCTGCTTTAATCTATATGCACACGACCTTTAGTTTCTATATTGTGTCCAGTTTTAAATACCATATTTAaggttttaaataaacaaatgtatTTAGGAAGAGTTTTGAAGAAATTATGAATGTTTATCCTTTGAAAGACTGAGAGAGGAGATGATAATACTTTTTAGATGTCAGAAGGGTAGAGTAATTGGCAGATCAAGGGCTGTTTTCTAGTATTCCAGAGTTCAGAATACagaatattattttgaaattacAAGAAGGAAAATTCCAACCGAAAGCTGGAAATAATTTAGTAGCATAGTAGAACCAATTGTCCTGAAAAGTGGTGGGCTTCTGTTCGCTGGGTATGTTTACATGGACATGATGCTTTAATTTGTATTTTGGAACTTAGCAATGAGTtggaattgactttttaaaaaaaaaaaaaaatctatttgatttttttcttgaagaACAATGTATAAAAAaccaacatataaaaacatacgACAGAACATAAAGAAAACTAACCACTTTCACAGCTTTTCCATTACAATTTACACTTTCTGTATTTCTACTCTTATTATTgactactgtatttctattttcttttttatataataaattgGAATTGACATTTTAAATGGCCAATTCCTAACCTGGGCTTCACTGAAATATAATACATAGGAAAGTGTAGCCATAAGAAAAagtaatttaaagaaatcaaaagatGAAGACAGCCTATAGAGGAGATAGCCCTTCTCTAAGAATGGCAATGTACTTGGaacttattttattacttttggtTAGATTTAAATTCTGTTTTTCTTAGAGCAGCTTCAGTTTTTCTCCGCAGTAGTCCTGGAAACTAGGTTGGACTAAGAAAGAATAACTAGTCCCAAATTCTTCCACTGAATTTCCATGGCTGAGGATAAAATTGACTTTGGATCTCCTTAGTCCCAGTACATCATAATAATAGACACCTTTGGCTTCCAGGGATTCCAGTTCATGTTACTTCTGTCTACATTAATTTGGACTGTTAGACTTGGAGTCCAGCAACATCTGGAGGATCACATGACTCCCTCTCCTCTGTTGAGTTTGTGTGGTCATTTCACAATGTTGAAAACAGGAATGACCTATAAAGATAAAGAAATGAGACAGCGAGGGAGAACATTGCTTTCGTGACGACAAAATTGCAAAGATGAAAGCTGGAATATGAAGGGAATGGCATACCTTAGGTGAAGATGTCATGTAAGTCTGTGAAACTTTTTAATGTGAAAATTTGACCCGGAGTCTTTTATCTTTCAGGTGGGAATGTTCTGGCTTTGGACACGTGGCAAGCGGAAGCTGGTCCTCACATCCAGGCCTTGCATTTCAGTTTTGCCCTGGGAGCTTTTGCAGCTCCCATCCTGGCGAAGATGGCACTGGGTGGTTCTGCCCTTGAATTGCATATACATCTGGGTAGCAGTACTGATAACCAGTCAGCTCTTCCTGGTGCTACGTTGTTGCCCAAGCTTCATTTAAACTGGAATTTTGTATGGTCTTATGCTGTGATTGGCACCTACCTTTTGCTCGTCGCGTTGCTTTTCTTCACTTTGTATTTGAGGAGCGTTCCTGTTCGGGGTAGAACAAAACTTCCCATGCAGAAACACCAAATCGCAAAATATCACTATGCTCTCATAGTCCTCCTTTCTGTGTTCTTCTTTTGGTACGTTGGAGCAGAGGTAACCTATGGCTCCTACATTTTTACTTACGCAAAAAGAATTATGAACGAAACGGAAGCAGCGGGG
This genomic window from Erythrolamprus reginae isolate rEryReg1 chromosome 1, rEryReg1.hap1, whole genome shotgun sequence contains:
- the MFSD4B gene encoding sodium-dependent glucose transporter 1, which translates into the protein MAGGAKKQVRFARLEEEGEDMAAGELPPGSSAPLALPSVVKVAEGSGRRSRAGGGGVGKQTAVAASRRALKWCISAALCAGFLGLGMAIAILGPTFQDLAENVNKNVSQISYIFVGRSMGYFAGSLIGGILFDCMNSKLLLGLSMLGTTAGLYAIPWCKKAILLTTVMSVIGFAMGILDTGGNVLALDTWQAEAGPHIQALHFSFALGAFAAPILAKMALGGSALELHIHLGSSTDNQSALPGATLLPKLHLNWNFVWSYAVIGTYLLLVALLFFTLYLRSVPVRGRTKLPMQKHQIAKYHYALIVLLSVFFFWYVGAEVTYGSYIFTYAKRIMNETEAAGLNSLFWGSFAACRGLSICFAACSYPGSMILISIVGSTVSSLFLVLFNVHTVALWVGSAVYGASMATIFPSGISWIEQYTTIQGKSAAMFVMGAALGEMCIPAAVGFLQGYFPTLPVLMYSALGAAVMTAVLFPVMCKLAVSGDDVKLKDAGDREVQEALLSSIYPDDDDEDNEIREWNEVDFEIIEMTDTLQNSVVETSKKIQGEFTTTISSQPPSENLSFNSSPVLAVRSPKRKSSNKND